A section of the Thermotoga caldifontis AZM44c09 genome encodes:
- a CDS encoding MFS transporter, with protein sequence MVKFSRLLLLGFGFFGINTIWPLYNAYVPIFLKSFGLSSFVVGVYMTIDNIFALVLSPYVGALSDQTVTRLGKRKPYILIGAPMASVFFLLVPIFWLRHDFLAITFSIVMMNLSTALFRSPLIALMPDITPAEYRSQANGIINFMGGLGAMLAYLAGRFLYEISPTGPFFAGSILLVVSNLLVVLFIKEPLLSKTKGRPSIAEIFKRSHRELLENLKELIVSKEKSLFFMLLSIFLWFTGFNALETFFTSYAKFYLDLPEHIATGMLGVLSLAFMLFSVPAGYIGAKFGRRRSIVLGLSTTAVCLLTGTVLASQIKGEAIVKPFLVLFVIGGTGWALTNVNSLPIVLDMAPKDKLGGYTGLYYFSSMLANIVSPPLTGLAMDLLGYRILFVFAASFVIVSSITVSFVKRGVSAEKV encoded by the coding sequence ATGGTGAAGTTCTCAAGACTGTTGCTGCTCGGTTTTGGGTTTTTCGGGATCAACACGATCTGGCCCCTGTACAACGCGTACGTTCCAATATTCCTGAAATCGTTTGGCCTCTCTTCCTTCGTAGTGGGCGTGTACATGACGATCGACAACATCTTCGCCCTCGTCCTCTCACCCTACGTGGGTGCGTTGAGCGACCAGACGGTGACGAGACTGGGTAAAAGGAAACCTTACATACTGATCGGGGCACCGATGGCATCGGTGTTTTTCCTGCTCGTACCGATCTTCTGGTTGAGACACGATTTTCTCGCGATAACTTTCAGCATCGTAATGATGAATCTGTCGACGGCACTGTTCAGATCTCCCCTGATCGCCCTCATGCCCGACATAACACCCGCGGAGTACAGGAGCCAGGCGAACGGGATCATCAACTTCATGGGCGGTCTGGGAGCGATGCTGGCCTATCTGGCCGGAAGGTTCCTGTACGAGATCTCACCGACTGGACCGTTCTTCGCCGGATCGATCCTGCTCGTGGTTTCGAATCTCCTCGTGGTTCTCTTCATAAAAGAACCCCTTCTTTCGAAGACGAAGGGTAGACCATCGATCGCAGAGATCTTCAAAAGAAGTCACAGAGAACTGCTCGAGAATTTGAAGGAACTGATCGTGTCGAAAGAGAAAAGTCTCTTCTTCATGCTCCTGTCGATCTTCCTATGGTTCACAGGTTTCAACGCGCTGGAAACGTTTTTCACAAGTTATGCGAAGTTCTATCTGGATTTACCGGAACACATCGCCACCGGTATGCTCGGCGTGCTCTCGCTGGCCTTCATGCTCTTTTCCGTTCCGGCCGGATACATCGGTGCGAAGTTCGGTAGAAGAAGATCCATCGTCCTCGGTCTTTCCACCACGGCCGTGTGCCTGCTCACAGGAACCGTGCTGGCTTCCCAGATCAAGGGTGAGGCCATCGTCAAGCCTTTCTTGGTTTTGTTCGTGATCGGCGGGACTGGGTGGGCACTGACGAACGTCAATTCGCTACCCATCGTTCTGGACATGGCACCGAAGGATAAGCTCGGTGGTTACACCGGACTGTACTATTTTTCCTCGATGCTCGCGAACATAGTCTCTCCACCGCTGACGGGTTTGGCGATGGACCTGCTCGGCTACAGAATACTCTTCGTGTTCGCGGCGAGTTTTGTGATAGTTTCCTCGATCACCGTGAGCTTCGTCAAGCGCGGAGTCAGCGCGGAGAAAGTCTGA
- a CDS encoding M24 family metallopeptidase, translating into MTRNEEVRIKLNRVREFLDRKGLVAMLIKKQPNFSWITAGGLNMVGIATEMGVCSVLVTRDNCYLIANAIEAPRMKDEEVGELGFEIVSYEWYENKELEIVKKIAGEKVGCDTPVPGLVYVESEFNELRYELTDAEIERYLYLGEKLSRALESVLLFTRPGDVEAEIAGRISAELWKYRIDPTGFMVAADERAKLYRHPIPTMKKVERLVMVSVNARYKGLITTVTRMVHFGEPPKHLLKQYRENVEIECLMIAKTKIGEKMNVPVLAAIEEYEKRGYHDEWKRHHQGGPMGYYARDIRVTPDCQQTVRRNQAFCWNPTISGTKSEDGFIVTEKGPIMITKPFVFPILKLEVEGVSFIKPDMLVL; encoded by the coding sequence ATGACCAGAAACGAAGAAGTGCGGATCAAACTGAACCGTGTCAGAGAGTTCCTCGACAGAAAAGGCTTAGTCGCGATGCTCATCAAAAAGCAGCCTAACTTTTCCTGGATCACGGCCGGCGGATTGAACATGGTGGGTATAGCCACCGAGATGGGTGTGTGTTCGGTGCTCGTAACCAGAGACAACTGCTATCTGATCGCCAACGCGATCGAGGCGCCGAGAATGAAGGACGAAGAAGTGGGCGAACTGGGCTTTGAGATCGTTTCCTACGAATGGTATGAAAACAAGGAGCTGGAGATCGTTAAAAAGATCGCCGGTGAAAAGGTCGGTTGTGACACTCCTGTACCTGGCCTGGTGTACGTCGAATCGGAGTTCAACGAGCTCAGATACGAACTGACAGACGCTGAGATAGAACGCTATCTGTACCTTGGAGAAAAACTTTCCAGGGCCCTGGAGAGCGTCCTTCTGTTCACAAGGCCCGGCGATGTGGAGGCCGAAATAGCAGGACGGATCAGCGCGGAACTCTGGAAGTACAGGATCGATCCGACAGGTTTCATGGTCGCAGCCGACGAAAGAGCAAAACTGTACAGACACCCCATCCCCACCATGAAAAAAGTAGAACGGCTCGTGATGGTCTCCGTCAACGCGAGGTACAAAGGATTGATCACGACCGTCACCAGGATGGTTCATTTCGGAGAACCACCGAAGCATTTGCTGAAACAGTACAGAGAAAACGTTGAAATCGAATGTTTGATGATAGCGAAGACGAAGATCGGAGAAAAGATGAACGTGCCTGTGCTCGCAGCGATCGAAGAGTACGAGAAAAGAGGTTACCACGATGAATGGAAACGGCACCATCAGGGTGGTCCGATGGGTTATTACGCGCGCGACATAAGGGTCACACCGGACTGCCAGCAAACAGTAAGAAGGAACCAGGCTTTCTGCTGGAATCCGACGATCAGCGGTACGAAGTCGGAGGACGGTTTCATCGTCACCGAAAAAGGTCCCATCATGATCACGAAACCTTTCGTTTTCCCGATCTTGAAACTCGAAGTGGAAGGTGTCTCGTTCATCAAACCCGACATGCTCGTTCTGTGA
- a CDS encoding MBL fold metallo-hydrolase translates to MIFLGTSAAVASAERDNTAILCDDVLIDCPGNVFGKMLKAGYDPLKLQAVIITHRHVDHSYGLPSLLEMLRLSGKKETLRLYINEDFYFEAKQILNAYGLFREDFPVEVVSIRGSDAFFIDGLKIETFHVRHSVPNFGLKISDSKAVVVYSSDTEPCEEVIERARNADVLIHEATCAEFVTGRKEGHSCVEDAARIAKEARVKVLCLVHLGSELENRIDELKQKAEGIFDGRVVIPQDLDRLVV, encoded by the coding sequence ATGATCTTCCTTGGAACTTCGGCCGCGGTGGCCAGTGCGGAAAGGGACAACACCGCGATCCTGTGCGACGATGTCCTCATCGATTGTCCCGGAAACGTTTTTGGCAAGATGCTCAAAGCTGGTTACGATCCGTTGAAGCTTCAAGCCGTCATCATCACACACCGGCACGTGGATCACTCTTACGGTTTGCCTTCCCTTCTGGAAATGCTCAGACTTTCTGGAAAGAAAGAGACACTCAGGCTGTACATCAACGAAGATTTCTATTTCGAAGCGAAACAGATTTTGAACGCGTACGGGCTCTTCAGAGAAGATTTCCCCGTGGAAGTCGTGTCCATCAGAGGTTCGGATGCGTTTTTCATAGACGGTCTCAAGATAGAGACATTCCACGTGAGGCATTCTGTTCCGAACTTCGGTCTGAAGATTTCAGATTCGAAGGCCGTAGTTGTGTACAGCAGTGACACGGAGCCTTGCGAAGAAGTCATAGAGCGGGCGAGAAATGCGGATGTGCTCATCCACGAAGCCACCTGCGCCGAATTCGTTACGGGAAGGAAAGAAGGGCACAGCTGTGTCGAAGACGCTGCAAGGATCGCTAAAGAAGCCAGGGTGAAGGTTCTCTGTCTGGTCCACCTCGGGTCGGAGCTGGAAAACCGTATCGACGAATTGAAGCAAAAAGCTGAGGGAATTTTCGATGGCAGAGTCGTAATCCCGCAGGATTTAGACCGGCTCGTGGTTTGA
- a CDS encoding Gfo/Idh/MocA family protein has product MKKVRVGIVGAGFIAKIHMAAFKENYQLVDVVGVCAGHKENAERFAKEYGIPHVFDNFEQLCSSPEIDVVDVCTPTNLHDDVILCAAENRKHVICEKPLTGYFGEDKPDVEEVGSIPKTHMYDKVKEKVTLLEQKLKTANVKFMYAENWVYAPAVEKMKRMLKASNMVVFELRAECSHSGSQATYSRRWRTSGGGSLMRLGSHPIATVIHMKHYEGYARDGKPIKPVSVLASVANLTKMKSLENEPCYVVSSWYDVEDWSIVILEFEDGSRATVFSTDVSLGGVKNRLELYGSKGMIVANITPNSAMVAFAPNETVWGDEYISEKLETKAGYTFPSPDEFWTRGYPQEMKDFAMAVLEDRTVLSGFDLAKDTMLVMYAAYVSAELGKKVLIQ; this is encoded by the coding sequence GTGAAGAAGGTAAGGGTTGGTATCGTTGGTGCCGGTTTCATAGCGAAGATTCACATGGCGGCGTTCAAAGAAAACTATCAGCTCGTCGACGTGGTGGGCGTTTGTGCTGGACACAAAGAGAACGCCGAAAGGTTCGCGAAAGAGTATGGGATCCCCCACGTGTTCGACAACTTCGAACAGCTCTGTTCCAGCCCGGAAATCGACGTTGTGGATGTCTGCACTCCCACGAACCTTCACGACGATGTGATACTCTGCGCGGCTGAAAATCGAAAACACGTGATCTGCGAAAAGCCCCTCACAGGTTACTTTGGAGAAGACAAACCTGACGTTGAAGAAGTCGGCAGTATCCCAAAAACACACATGTACGACAAAGTGAAGGAAAAAGTGACGCTCTTAGAACAGAAACTGAAGACCGCAAACGTCAAGTTCATGTACGCGGAGAACTGGGTGTACGCACCTGCAGTAGAGAAGATGAAAAGGATGCTCAAAGCCTCGAACATGGTGGTCTTCGAACTCCGGGCTGAATGCAGTCATTCAGGTTCTCAGGCAACGTACTCTCGCAGGTGGAGAACTTCAGGTGGCGGCAGCCTGATGCGTTTGGGTTCGCACCCCATAGCCACCGTGATCCACATGAAACACTATGAAGGATACGCGAGAGACGGAAAACCCATCAAACCTGTATCGGTGCTGGCCAGCGTTGCAAACCTCACGAAAATGAAGAGTCTGGAGAACGAACCGTGCTACGTTGTGAGTTCGTGGTACGACGTTGAAGACTGGTCGATAGTGATCTTGGAGTTCGAAGACGGTTCGAGAGCCACCGTTTTCTCAACGGACGTGAGCCTGGGTGGTGTGAAGAACAGGCTCGAGCTTTACGGTTCAAAGGGCATGATCGTGGCCAACATCACACCGAACAGCGCGATGGTGGCCTTCGCTCCGAACGAAACCGTCTGGGGTGACGAATACATCAGTGAGAAACTCGAAACGAAGGCAGGTTACACGTTCCCATCACCCGATGAATTCTGGACGAGGGGTTATCCACAGGAAATGAAAGATTTTGCCATGGCTGTGCTGGAGGACAGAACGGTTTTGAGCGGTTTCGATCTCGCAAAAGACACCATGCTGGTGATGTACGCAGCTTACGTTTCTGCGGAGCTGGGAAAGAAGGTTCTCATTCAATGA
- a CDS encoding Ig-like domain-containing protein, with product MKFIRLILVLTLLTLVSCAMLDKNPPKLDVSVLKLANVANESFVLNVSASDESGIDRVEIYANDRLIYRTSQPGQISFPAPYGSFTLRVVVHDRAGNVSSRVIGQFRTVDLTAPGVTIVTSPTSPLPGETVTVFVNAEDRESGIMRVGLRVNNKEVQLVNNRHTFQAQAGTYTLEAYAVDNEGNSNTARLTLNVSIAGDTTGPEISFPDLPKKVRPGSVVSITIVASDVSGVARIVFNDGREVQFVPSEPSTSVTWNLTRNVGTTNPYTFTVTAYDSRNNHTSRTGTIEIGLNLPPSVSIQVDKPAPIENEKVKITIQASDDSAVKQVILYIDNVPVRTFNQPPYEHEWTAVKGIHRIRAVAIDDASEWSEAYYTINVGVEDKEPPTIYFTPPYGVPINQAYTFYVFVTDNVQVDRVEMTFSGPESKGPLKASPIGGGVFTLTETFTKKGIYEVFVTAYDTRNNSSTQKGQFPVDEAYIVKAPRIKEFSYAPSTLAQGERVRFKIVAEDDLGLSRCDFFVDGVKRDSVPPKVNVFEWEWLATVLGEHEITVVVVDVEGFTAEATGSVFVTTERPIVRILQPEDGFRTPFAPNMSLSLNAQVIDTNEPVQAYFDVKGPVDETIAVAPSGSGPVYSFSANWRVKQPGEYRVDFYYKNNVNLSGSASATVNILDLGVVFEQPLPGQLHQCGYELKVRVRTSVYLTKDAKFVISYANRSEEYRIPTPSATTSTYNIYETTIPKTTFSEPGNYTIDFVARTDKGEEGRGTSFIAVIDSEPPRITTAKLDGKDIIDGGVYDLVTSSTGTVTANVTVYAEDNRKVASIRLQRKDYDVYKDIATSSSSQLNTTITGLNPFENQFRIVVRDLDNNETRLNFTIYAYEENKPGSEGLRTFQIYPSSQVYDMNAPVLVQIRGSLNNNTQFKVSDDTGLKEVRVIVVDKEANEKNYSEIVKKLFEYTSGNLVKEIFISNQDVPMFTPTRVGEYYVNLEALDVFNNSTLIAQQNIEVEDLTPPIVSVDIPEGKYYGIGPEGRKIVRSVTDVRVSFLDNTEPIHRVELWLIDASGNSVKIGEKSDLATNSWTFENVPLLTYTDGIARLVAKATTTSGATGTGELSVVIDNKTQPVVRIELPDAPTFDGKRIYRSILPVEAIVENTDVPHDVQKIELYIDGVRKLTLSSPVQDGSQKYIFALNTANHTDGAHRIALKVYDWANNASQLTDVRCFADVVFDNTAPILLSDSGKVYTNQPTVELTIREEFGVAEAILELGGRLIRPQPGTFIFDHGLAANSFASFSLYVRDTVGNSANYSGTLYHDTSAPVISVRMEPTEIASETGVRFDLNVSDNLTSVATLAIYVNDMFQREFSINQPATNVSWSYRPPSRDEDTCTFKFEAYDKAGNRGELTKQIYVDTLAPRIVEFKCVNLQLVNGTYYTRETSATVTWNVVDANFAGVAVYVNGAPRITDGPISGTINVGLNDGSNTIKLTAIDRAGHSSEKTILIVLDRTQPQISNVEIDNISVTEDGTSVTLQSAGSKVLKFTVVEENIDWDKSAVYVDGNKIHSGTSWNRTQSGATYSVSAEIDVLNNSQVQILLRDFAGNEKSFSFTVIVSTE from the coding sequence ATGAAGTTCATCAGGTTGATCCTCGTTCTCACATTGCTGACACTCGTTTCTTGTGCTATGCTCGACAAAAATCCACCCAAACTCGACGTTTCGGTTCTGAAACTGGCGAACGTGGCCAACGAAAGTTTCGTTCTGAACGTTTCTGCCTCCGATGAGAGCGGTATCGATAGAGTGGAAATTTACGCCAACGACAGGCTCATCTACAGAACCTCTCAGCCTGGCCAGATCTCCTTCCCGGCCCCGTACGGATCGTTCACGCTCCGCGTGGTGGTCCACGACCGGGCCGGCAACGTCTCCAGCAGGGTGATAGGTCAGTTCAGAACCGTCGATCTGACCGCACCGGGTGTCACGATCGTCACATCGCCAACCAGCCCCCTGCCTGGCGAAACTGTGACGGTTTTTGTGAACGCCGAGGACAGAGAGAGCGGCATCATGCGTGTCGGTCTCAGGGTGAACAACAAAGAGGTGCAGCTCGTGAACAACAGGCACACCTTTCAGGCACAGGCCGGTACGTACACACTGGAAGCTTACGCCGTCGACAACGAGGGAAATTCGAACACGGCCAGGCTGACTCTGAACGTTTCGATCGCGGGTGACACGACCGGACCAGAGATAAGCTTCCCGGATCTTCCGAAAAAGGTCAGACCAGGCAGTGTCGTGAGCATAACAATCGTGGCGAGCGATGTGAGCGGTGTCGCACGCATCGTTTTCAACGATGGAAGAGAAGTCCAGTTCGTTCCGAGCGAGCCATCGACGAGCGTGACGTGGAATCTGACCCGTAACGTGGGAACCACGAACCCATACACCTTCACAGTGACCGCTTACGACTCGAGGAACAACCACACGAGCAGAACGGGAACCATAGAGATCGGCTTGAACCTTCCACCCTCCGTGTCCATTCAGGTAGACAAACCTGCGCCCATAGAGAACGAGAAAGTCAAAATAACCATCCAGGCCAGCGATGATTCCGCGGTGAAGCAGGTGATCCTTTATATAGATAACGTTCCCGTGAGGACGTTCAACCAGCCCCCGTACGAACACGAATGGACTGCGGTGAAAGGCATACACAGGATAAGGGCCGTCGCGATCGATGATGCCAGCGAATGGAGTGAAGCTTACTACACGATCAACGTAGGGGTTGAGGATAAAGAACCACCGACGATCTATTTCACACCACCTTACGGCGTGCCGATCAACCAGGCATACACGTTCTACGTGTTCGTGACCGACAACGTGCAGGTCGATCGTGTCGAGATGACGTTCTCCGGTCCCGAATCGAAAGGTCCCTTGAAAGCCTCACCGATAGGTGGCGGCGTTTTCACGCTGACCGAAACCTTCACCAAAAAAGGGATTTACGAAGTTTTTGTAACCGCTTACGACACGCGAAACAACAGTTCCACACAGAAAGGTCAGTTCCCGGTCGATGAAGCGTACATCGTCAAAGCCCCGAGGATAAAGGAATTTTCCTACGCACCTTCGACTCTCGCTCAGGGAGAACGCGTGCGCTTCAAGATCGTGGCCGAGGATGATCTTGGATTGAGCAGATGCGATTTCTTTGTGGATGGCGTCAAGAGGGACTCTGTTCCTCCCAAAGTCAACGTTTTCGAGTGGGAATGGCTCGCTACGGTGCTCGGCGAACACGAAATCACAGTGGTCGTCGTCGACGTGGAAGGGTTCACTGCTGAGGCCACCGGCAGCGTCTTTGTCACGACGGAAAGACCGATCGTACGAATTCTACAACCAGAGGATGGATTCAGGACTCCGTTCGCTCCGAACATGAGCCTTTCTCTCAACGCACAGGTGATCGACACGAACGAGCCAGTGCAGGCTTACTTCGATGTGAAAGGACCCGTGGACGAGACGATAGCGGTGGCACCATCTGGAAGCGGACCCGTGTACAGCTTCAGCGCGAACTGGAGGGTGAAGCAACCGGGAGAGTACAGGGTCGACTTCTACTACAAAAACAACGTGAACCTGTCCGGGTCCGCGAGCGCCACTGTGAACATACTGGATCTCGGCGTTGTTTTCGAACAACCGCTGCCGGGCCAGCTGCACCAGTGCGGTTACGAGCTTAAAGTGAGGGTGCGGACGAGCGTTTATCTGACTAAAGATGCGAAGTTCGTGATCAGCTATGCCAACAGAAGTGAAGAATACAGAATTCCCACACCATCGGCTACCACCTCGACGTACAACATCTACGAAACAACGATCCCGAAAACTACCTTCAGTGAGCCCGGAAACTACACGATCGATTTCGTAGCCAGAACGGACAAAGGTGAAGAGGGCAGGGGTACGAGCTTCATTGCGGTCATCGATAGCGAGCCACCCAGGATAACCACCGCAAAACTCGATGGGAAAGACATCATCGACGGTGGTGTTTATGATCTCGTCACGTCCAGCACAGGTACCGTGACAGCTAACGTGACTGTGTATGCCGAGGACAACAGAAAGGTCGCCAGCATAAGGCTGCAGAGAAAAGATTACGACGTTTATAAAGACATCGCGACGTCCAGCTCGTCACAGCTGAACACCACCATCACAGGTCTGAATCCATTTGAAAATCAGTTCAGAATCGTTGTGAGAGATCTGGACAACAACGAAACGAGGCTGAACTTCACGATCTACGCGTATGAAGAAAATAAGCCCGGCAGCGAGGGCCTGAGAACCTTCCAGATCTATCCATCCTCCCAAGTGTACGACATGAACGCGCCCGTGCTGGTACAGATCCGTGGCAGTCTGAACAACAACACGCAGTTCAAAGTGAGCGACGATACCGGATTGAAAGAAGTCAGAGTCATCGTCGTTGACAAGGAGGCCAACGAGAAAAATTACAGCGAGATCGTCAAGAAACTGTTCGAATACACTTCCGGAAATCTGGTGAAAGAAATCTTCATAAGCAACCAAGATGTGCCGATGTTCACACCTACGCGCGTAGGAGAGTACTACGTGAATCTCGAGGCACTCGACGTGTTCAACAATTCCACGTTGATCGCGCAGCAGAACATCGAGGTTGAGGACCTGACACCACCCATCGTGAGCGTAGACATACCTGAAGGTAAGTACTACGGGATAGGCCCGGAAGGAAGAAAGATCGTCAGGAGCGTGACGGATGTCAGGGTGAGCTTCCTTGACAACACCGAACCGATCCACCGCGTCGAGCTGTGGTTGATCGATGCGTCAGGAAATTCTGTGAAGATCGGGGAAAAGTCCGATCTGGCGACGAACAGCTGGACGTTCGAGAACGTACCCTTGCTGACGTACACCGATGGCATCGCGAGGCTCGTGGCGAAGGCCACGACCACGAGCGGTGCGACCGGTACGGGTGAGCTGTCCGTGGTGATAGACAACAAGACCCAACCGGTCGTGAGGATAGAACTGCCAGATGCGCCAACGTTCGATGGAAAGCGAATTTACAGATCTATCCTGCCGGTCGAGGCAATCGTTGAGAACACGGACGTGCCACACGATGTTCAGAAGATCGAGCTGTACATCGATGGCGTGAGAAAGCTCACGCTGTCGTCACCCGTTCAGGACGGCAGCCAGAAGTACATCTTCGCTCTGAACACCGCGAATCACACAGATGGAGCACACAGAATAGCCCTGAAGGTGTACGATTGGGCGAACAACGCGTCGCAGCTGACCGACGTTCGATGTTTTGCCGACGTCGTCTTCGACAACACGGCACCCATCCTGCTGAGCGACAGCGGAAAGGTGTACACGAACCAGCCGACGGTGGAACTGACCATAAGAGAAGAATTCGGAGTGGCCGAAGCGATCCTCGAACTCGGTGGCAGGCTGATCCGACCACAGCCCGGAACGTTCATCTTCGACCACGGTCTGGCAGCCAACAGCTTCGCGAGCTTCTCCCTGTACGTGAGAGATACGGTCGGAAACTCGGCGAACTATTCCGGCACACTGTACCACGACACGTCTGCCCCCGTGATCAGTGTCCGTATGGAGCCTACAGAAATAGCTTCCGAGACTGGCGTCAGGTTTGATCTGAACGTATCCGACAACTTGACGAGCGTCGCAACGTTGGCGATCTACGTCAACGATATGTTCCAGAGAGAGTTCAGCATAAACCAACCTGCAACGAACGTGAGCTGGTCTTACAGGCCGCCATCCCGTGATGAGGACACTTGCACGTTCAAATTCGAAGCTTACGACAAAGCTGGCAACAGGGGAGAGTTGACCAAGCAAATTTATGTTGATACACTCGCCCCGAGGATTGTGGAGTTCAAATGTGTTAATCTACAGCTTGTGAATGGTACTTACTACACCAGAGAAACGTCGGCCACAGTGACGTGGAACGTGGTCGATGCCAATTTCGCAGGGGTGGCAGTGTACGTGAACGGAGCGCCGAGGATCACCGACGGTCCAATCAGCGGAACCATCAACGTCGGCTTGAACGACGGTTCGAACACGATAAAGTTGACCGCAATCGATCGTGCCGGTCACAGCAGTGAAAAGACGATCCTGATCGTTCTGGACAGGACACAACCACAGATATCGAACGTTGAGATAGACAACATCTCTGTCACTGAAGACGGAACGAGCGTGACTCTACAGAGCGCCGGTAGCAAGGTTCTCAAATTCACCGTGGTGGAAGAAAACATCGACTGGGACAAGTCGGCGGTGTACGTTGACGGAAACAAGATTCATTCAGGCACGAGCTGGAACAGGACTCAGAGCGGTGCGACCTACAGCGTTTCAGCAGAGATCGACGTTCTGAACAATTCGCAGGTTCAGATCCTGCTGAGAGATTTCGCCGGAAATGAAAAGTCCTTCTCCTTCACAGTGATCGTTTCGACTGAGTGA
- a CDS encoding TRAP transporter substrate-binding protein — protein MRKFLVLSLALIVTALFGFQIVLKATTPFQEGHILAEAMKKFKEKIEAATNGTIVVELQIGAVSEEEANNLCAKGIVDLQFTGGRPVEVFAPEYFFVNAPFVIKDYEHFLRVWNGPIGEKARAIIEEKGNMVCLGTVYRGYRQMTANKPIRGPEDIKDLKLRLPVVPTWVKIWEAIGTKAVPVPLPELYQALKEGRAEASEGDVTQISSFKLYEVQSYLIITNHQCGVGWIMMNRTAYERLTPEERQLVHRVMDEVCTWATEKLKASEGDIIKFLQEKGMKVIQLDEAALKAIRELAAPAVEELFKTTWPVTTWDEVLRQ, from the coding sequence GTGAGGAAATTCTTAGTTCTTTCACTCGCGCTGATCGTCACCGCACTGTTCGGATTCCAGATCGTTTTGAAGGCGACCACACCGTTCCAGGAAGGTCACATTCTCGCAGAGGCCATGAAGAAGTTCAAAGAAAAGATCGAGGCTGCGACGAACGGGACGATCGTTGTGGAACTCCAGATCGGCGCGGTGTCGGAAGAAGAGGCGAACAACCTGTGCGCGAAAGGGATCGTCGATCTGCAGTTCACAGGTGGTCGACCCGTGGAAGTCTTTGCACCCGAATATTTCTTCGTCAACGCTCCGTTCGTCATCAAAGATTACGAGCACTTCCTGAGGGTCTGGAACGGACCGATCGGCGAAAAAGCCAGGGCGATAATCGAAGAGAAAGGCAACATGGTTTGTCTTGGTACGGTCTACCGTGGCTACAGACAGATGACCGCGAACAAGCCGATACGTGGCCCAGAGGACATCAAGGATTTGAAACTGAGGCTTCCGGTTGTGCCCACCTGGGTCAAAATCTGGGAAGCGATCGGAACCAAGGCGGTACCGGTTCCTCTGCCCGAGCTCTATCAAGCTTTGAAGGAAGGTAGAGCGGAAGCTTCTGAGGGCGATGTGACACAGATATCTTCGTTCAAGCTCTACGAAGTGCAGTCTTACCTCATCATAACCAACCACCAGTGCGGTGTTGGCTGGATCATGATGAACAGAACCGCCTACGAGAGATTGACCCCCGAAGAAAGACAGCTGGTGCACCGCGTCATGGACGAAGTGTGCACCTGGGCGACCGAAAAGCTCAAAGCGAGCGAAGGAGACATCATCAAGTTTTTGCAGGAAAAGGGCATGAAGGTCATACAGCTGGACGAAGCGGCTTTGAAGGCGATCAGAGAACTGGCAGCTCCCGCCGTGGAAGAACTCTTCAAAACCACGTGGCCCGTCACGACGTGGGACGAAGTTCTCAGACAGTGA